From Candidatus Dormiibacterota bacterium, a single genomic window includes:
- the treS gene encoding maltose alpha-D-glucosyltransferase, giving the protein MSIDRSDRDWYKRAVFYELLVRGFADANSDGVGDLQGLIAKLDYLQWLGVDCIWLLPVNASPMRDGGYDISNYYEVQPEYGSVDDVRELVEKAHDRGMRVIMDMVMNHTSDQHPWFQESRSAPDSPKRDWYMWSETKQRYQDARIIFIDTESSNWTWDDQAGAYYWHRFFSHQPDLNYDNAEVREAMINAVRFWLDLGMDGFRLDAVPYLYAREGTNCENLPETHAFLADLRATVDREYGGDRVLLAEANQWPEDVVDYYGTEEAPECHMCFHFPLMPRMFMGLRREQRYPITEILERTPPIPSGAQWGIFLRNHDELTLEMVTEDERDYMYSEYARDPRMKLNLGIRRRLAPLLNNGRRQMELFYGLLLSLPGAPILYYGDELGMGDNIYLGDRDGVRTPMQWSADRNAGFSRADFARLYLPPLMDPVYSYQAVNVEAQERNESSLLHWLRRFMAVRRRHPVFGEGAFEVLEASNPSVFAFMRVLDDRRVLCVNNLSRFAQPVELDLRAYVGMTPLELVGRIPFPPIGELPYLLTMAPHGFYWFSLEAPSP; this is encoded by the coding sequence ATGAGCATCGACCGTTCCGACCGGGACTGGTACAAGCGCGCCGTCTTCTACGAGCTCCTGGTGCGCGGCTTCGCGGACGCCAACAGCGACGGAGTCGGCGATCTCCAGGGGCTGATCGCCAAGCTCGACTACCTCCAGTGGCTGGGGGTGGACTGCATCTGGCTGCTGCCCGTGAACGCCAGCCCGATGCGCGACGGTGGGTACGACATCTCAAACTACTACGAGGTGCAGCCGGAGTACGGCAGCGTCGACGACGTCCGCGAGCTCGTGGAGAAGGCCCACGATCGAGGCATGCGCGTGATCATGGACATGGTCATGAACCACACCAGTGACCAGCACCCCTGGTTCCAGGAGTCGCGCTCGGCCCCGGACAGCCCCAAGCGCGACTGGTACATGTGGTCGGAGACCAAGCAGCGCTACCAGGACGCGCGGATCATCTTCATCGACACCGAGAGCTCGAACTGGACCTGGGACGACCAGGCCGGCGCCTACTACTGGCACCGCTTCTTCAGCCACCAGCCGGACCTCAACTACGACAACGCCGAGGTCCGCGAGGCGATGATCAACGCGGTTCGCTTCTGGCTCGACCTCGGGATGGACGGGTTCCGCCTCGACGCCGTGCCCTACCTGTACGCCCGCGAGGGCACCAACTGCGAGAACCTCCCCGAGACCCACGCCTTCCTCGCCGACCTCCGCGCCACCGTCGACCGCGAGTACGGCGGCGACCGGGTGCTGCTCGCCGAGGCCAACCAATGGCCCGAGGACGTGGTCGACTACTACGGCACCGAGGAGGCGCCGGAGTGTCACATGTGCTTCCACTTCCCGCTGATGCCGCGGATGTTCATGGGGCTGCGGCGCGAGCAGCGCTATCCGATCACCGAGATCCTGGAGCGCACCCCGCCGATCCCCAGTGGCGCGCAGTGGGGAATCTTCCTGCGCAACCACGACGAGCTCACCCTCGAGATGGTCACCGAGGACGAGCGCGACTACATGTACTCGGAGTACGCGCGCGACCCGCGGATGAAGCTCAACCTCGGCATCCGCCGCCGGCTCGCGCCGCTGCTCAACAACGGCCGGCGGCAGATGGAGCTGTTCTACGGGCTGCTGCTCTCGCTGCCCGGCGCCCCCATCCTCTACTACGGCGACGAGCTCGGCATGGGCGACAACATCTACCTCGGCGACCGCGACGGGGTCCGCACCCCGATGCAGTGGAGCGCCGACCGCAACGCCGGCTTCAGCCGCGCCGACTTCGCCCGCCTCTACCTGCCGCCGCTGATGGATCCGGTGTACAGCTACCAGGCGGTGAACGTGGAGGCGCAGGAGCGCAACGAGTCCTCGCTGCTCCACTGGCTGCGCCGCTTCATGGCGGTGCGCCGCCGCCACCCGGTCTTCGGCGAGGGGGCCTTCGAGGTGCTCGAGGCCAGCAACCCGTCGGTGTTCGCGTTCATGCGGGTGCTCGATGACCGCCGGGTGCTCTGCGTCAACAACCTCTCCCGCTTCGCCCAGCCGGTCGAGCTCGACCTGCGCGCCTACGTGGGCATGACCCCGCTGGAGCTGGTCGGGCGGATCCCGTTCCCGCCGATCGGCGAGCTCCCCTACCTCCTGACCATGGCCCCACACGGGTTCTACTGGTTCTCGCTGGAGGCGCCCTCCCCGTGA